In a genomic window of Chryseobacterium sp. G0162:
- the proC gene encoding pyrroline-5-carboxylate reductase, whose amino-acid sequence MKIAILGAGNMGLSFSKSFLKYELIKPENLHLITRSQTKISKMAGEFPKSKTSTFDEVTELDADLIIIAVKPQDFQTVVQNFKFTLKDNQMVLSIMAGINIEKIQKSLNHPLVVRAMPNSPTLLGMGITGYTAADGISFSQLINIERLLNSTGRSVYLEDENLLDGVTALSGSGPAYFYYIIDAMIKAGIEMGIEENLSKLFVKQTMLGAYHLINNSEKNLEELIKDVASKGGTTEAALKTFEENSFKEILKLGILNAEKRAKELNS is encoded by the coding sequence ATGAAAATAGCTATTTTGGGAGCCGGAAACATGGGACTATCATTTTCAAAATCATTTTTGAAATATGAACTGATTAAACCGGAAAACCTTCACCTGATTACCCGAAGCCAGACTAAAATCTCTAAAATGGCAGGTGAATTTCCCAAATCAAAAACATCCACCTTTGATGAAGTTACAGAGCTGGATGCAGACTTAATTATCATTGCCGTAAAACCACAGGATTTCCAGACAGTTGTTCAGAATTTTAAGTTTACCTTAAAGGATAATCAAATGGTTCTATCCATTATGGCTGGAATTAATATTGAGAAAATTCAAAAATCATTAAACCATCCACTCGTTGTAAGAGCAATGCCCAATTCTCCTACCCTTCTGGGAATGGGAATTACAGGTTATACGGCTGCAGATGGTATTTCCTTCAGCCAGCTTATCAATATTGAAAGATTATTAAACAGTACCGGGAGATCTGTTTATTTAGAAGATGAAAATCTTTTGGATGGCGTTACTGCACTTTCCGGAAGTGGACCTGCTTATTTTTACTATATTATTGATGCCATGATTAAAGCAGGAATCGAAATGGGAATTGAAGAAAACCTTTCTAAATTATTTGTAAAACAAACCATGCTGGGAGCTTATCATCTCATCAATAATTCTGAAAAGAACCTTGAAGAACTGATCAAAGATGTAGCTTCCAAAGGTGGAACCACAGAAGCCGCTTTGAAAACTTTTGAAGAAAACAGCTTTAAGGAAATTCTAAAACTGGGAATTTTAAATGCTGAAAAAAGAGCAAAAGAACTCAATAGCTAA